One genomic region from Streptomyces sp. NBC_00582 encodes:
- the fabG gene encoding 3-oxoacyl-ACP reductase FabG produces MSQQGERVALITGATSGIGLAAARTLGRAGHRVFICARDAQKVDSTVKQLREEGLTADGAACDVRSRAEIGALVRTVVERFGPVDVLVNNAGRSGGGVTADLADDLWFDVIDTNLNSVFLVTREVLTTGGMREKSRGRIINIASTAGKQGVVLGAPYSASKHGVVGFTKALGNELAPTGITVNAVCPGYVETPMAQRVRQGYAAAYDTSEDAILEKFQAKIPLGRYSTPEEVAGLVGYLATDTAGSITAQALNVCGGLGNF; encoded by the coding sequence ATGTCACAGCAAGGCGAGCGGGTCGCTCTGATCACCGGTGCCACCAGCGGCATCGGTCTGGCGGCCGCGCGGACCCTGGGCCGGGCCGGGCACCGGGTGTTCATCTGCGCGCGGGACGCGCAGAAGGTCGACTCGACGGTCAAGCAGCTGCGGGAGGAGGGTCTGACCGCGGACGGCGCGGCCTGCGACGTGCGGTCGCGGGCGGAGATCGGCGCGCTCGTGCGCACCGTCGTCGAGCGGTTCGGCCCGGTGGACGTCCTCGTCAACAACGCGGGCCGCAGCGGTGGCGGAGTGACCGCGGACCTCGCGGACGACCTGTGGTTCGACGTCATCGACACCAACCTCAACAGTGTCTTCCTGGTCACCCGGGAGGTGCTGACGACCGGCGGCATGCGGGAGAAGTCCCGTGGCCGGATCATCAACATCGCCTCCACCGCGGGCAAGCAGGGCGTGGTCCTGGGCGCCCCCTACTCGGCGTCCAAGCACGGCGTGGTCGGCTTCACCAAGGCGCTGGGCAACGAGCTGGCGCCGACCGGCATCACGGTCAACGCGGTCTGCCCCGGTTACGTCGAGACGCCCATGGCCCAGCGGGTGCGGCAGGGATACGCGGCGGCCTACGACACCAGCGAGGACGCGATCCTCGAGAAGTTCCAGGCCAAGATCCCGCTCGGCCGCTACTCCACACCGGAGGAGGTCGCCGGACTCGTCGGCTACCTGGCCACCGACACCGCCGGCTCCATCACCGCGCAGGCCCTGAACGTCTGCGGCGGCCTCGGCAACTTCTGA
- a CDS encoding ketosynthase chain-length factor yields MTQAAVITGVGVTAPNGLGTKEYWDATRAGRSGIGPVTRFTADGYPSRIAGEVPGFVAEEHLPSRLIAQTDRMTRLALLAADWALADAGIEPEELPEFDAGVITASSSGGFEFGERELRNLWSKGGAHVSAYQSFAWFYAVNTGQISIRHGMRGPSGVVVSDQAGGLDALAQARRQIRKGSRVIVSGGVDASICSWGWVAQQAGGRLSTSDDPARAYLPFDAEAGGHVPGEGGAILVLEDAEAARRRGARVYGELAGYAATFDPAPESGRPPGLRRAIELALDDARLAPDEIDVVFADAAAVPELDRVEAEALNAVFRPRQVPVTAPKTMTGRLHSGAAPLDVVAALLSIRDRVIPPTVNVSPDQGYELDLVTGQPRSADVHTALVVARGQGGFNSAVVVRRAG; encoded by the coding sequence GCCGTGATCACCGGCGTGGGCGTCACGGCCCCCAACGGGCTCGGTACGAAGGAGTACTGGGACGCGACCCGCGCGGGCCGCAGCGGCATCGGACCGGTCACCCGCTTCACCGCGGACGGCTACCCGTCCCGGATCGCGGGTGAGGTCCCCGGCTTCGTGGCGGAGGAACACCTGCCGAGCCGGCTGATCGCGCAGACCGACCGGATGACCCGGCTGGCGCTGCTGGCGGCGGACTGGGCTCTGGCGGACGCCGGCATCGAGCCGGAGGAACTGCCGGAGTTCGACGCGGGCGTCATCACCGCGAGCTCCTCGGGCGGCTTCGAGTTCGGCGAGCGCGAGCTGCGCAACCTGTGGAGCAAGGGCGGGGCCCACGTCAGCGCCTACCAGTCGTTCGCCTGGTTCTACGCGGTCAACACCGGCCAGATCTCCATCCGGCACGGTATGCGCGGCCCCAGCGGGGTCGTCGTCAGCGACCAGGCGGGCGGTCTGGACGCCCTCGCCCAGGCGCGGCGGCAGATCCGCAAGGGCTCCCGTGTCATCGTCTCCGGCGGGGTGGACGCCTCGATCTGTTCGTGGGGCTGGGTCGCCCAGCAGGCGGGCGGGCGGCTGAGCACCAGCGACGACCCGGCGCGCGCCTACCTGCCGTTCGACGCGGAGGCGGGCGGCCATGTGCCGGGCGAGGGCGGCGCGATCCTCGTCCTGGAGGACGCGGAGGCGGCCCGCCGTCGCGGGGCCCGGGTGTACGGCGAACTCGCCGGGTACGCCGCGACGTTCGACCCCGCCCCGGAGAGCGGGCGTCCGCCGGGGCTGCGCCGGGCGATCGAGCTGGCCCTGGACGACGCTCGGCTGGCTCCGGACGAGATCGACGTGGTGTTCGCGGACGCGGCGGCCGTACCGGAACTGGACCGGGTGGAGGCGGAGGCCCTGAACGCGGTGTTCAGGCCGCGCCAGGTCCCGGTGACGGCTCCGAAGACGATGACCGGCCGGCTGCACTCCGGAGCGGCGCCCCTCGACGTCGTCGCGGCCCTGCTGTCCATCCGGGACCGCGTCATCCCGCCGACGGTCAACGTGTCGCCGGACCAGGGTTACGAACTCGACCTGGTGACGGGGCAGCCCCGGTCCGCGGACGTGCACACCGCGCTGGTGGTGGCCCGCGGGCAGGGCGGATTCAACTCCGCGGTCGTCGTCCGGCGCGCCGGCTGA
- a CDS encoding acyl carrier protein, with translation MSNRPFTIDDLKRILHTSAGVPEGVDFDADILDVAFDNLGYESLALLETCGSIEREFGVSIDDDSMTITDTPRTLLRLVNDQLVAAGAP, from the coding sequence ATGAGCAACCGTCCCTTCACCATCGACGACCTCAAGCGGATCCTGCACACGTCCGCGGGCGTGCCCGAAGGGGTCGACTTCGACGCGGACATCCTCGACGTCGCCTTCGACAACCTCGGCTACGAGTCGCTGGCGCTGCTGGAGACCTGCGGCAGCATCGAGCGCGAGTTCGGGGTCAGCATCGACGACGACTCGATGACCATCACCGACACCCCTCGCACCCTGCTGCGGCTCGTCAACGACCAGCTCGTGGCCGCCGGCGCGCCCTGA
- a CDS encoding aromatase/cyclase, whose product MSQKGLREVEHAITIDAPADAVYRLIAEVENWPRIFPPTIYVDHVERGEGEERIEIWATANGEAKNWTSRRTLDPDGLRITFRQEVSTPPVAAMGGTWIIEPLSSASSRVRLQHDYRAVDDDPEGLEWIDQAVDRNSRSELAALKSNVELAHTSEELTFSFEDTVLIAGSAKDAYDFINEAGLWVERLPHVASVRFTEDTPGLQVLEMDTRAKDGSTHTTKSYRVAFPHQRIAYKQVTLPALMTLHTGIWTFTEQDGGVAATSQHTVVLNTDNIARILGDEATVADARAYVRSALSTNSRATLGHAKDHAEQRA is encoded by the coding sequence ATGTCGCAGAAGGGCCTCCGCGAGGTCGAGCACGCCATCACGATCGACGCCCCGGCGGACGCCGTCTACCGGCTGATCGCCGAGGTGGAGAACTGGCCCCGGATCTTCCCGCCGACCATCTACGTCGACCACGTCGAGCGGGGCGAGGGCGAGGAACGCATCGAGATCTGGGCGACCGCCAACGGCGAGGCGAAGAACTGGACGTCCCGCCGCACCCTGGACCCGGACGGGTTGCGCATCACGTTCCGCCAGGAGGTCTCCACCCCGCCGGTCGCCGCGATGGGCGGGACCTGGATCATCGAGCCGCTGTCCAGCGCCTCCTCCCGGGTGCGGCTCCAGCACGACTACCGGGCGGTGGACGACGATCCCGAGGGTCTGGAGTGGATCGACCAGGCCGTCGACCGCAACTCCCGCTCCGAGCTGGCGGCACTGAAGTCGAACGTCGAACTGGCGCACACGTCGGAGGAGTTGACGTTCTCCTTCGAGGACACCGTGCTCATCGCCGGCTCCGCCAAGGACGCGTACGACTTCATCAACGAGGCCGGTCTGTGGGTGGAGCGGCTGCCGCACGTGGCGTCGGTCCGCTTCACCGAGGACACACCGGGTCTCCAGGTCCTGGAGATGGACACCCGGGCCAAGGACGGTTCGACGCACACCACCAAGTCGTACCGGGTGGCCTTCCCGCACCAGAGGATCGCCTACAAGCAGGTCACGCTGCCCGCGCTGATGACCCTGCACACCGGGATCTGGACGTTCACGGAGCAGGACGGGGGCGTCGCCGCCACCTCCCAGCACACGGTCGTGCTCAACACGGACAACATCGCGCGGATCCTCGGGGACGAGGCGACCGTGGCCGACGCCCGTGCGTATGTGCGCTCGGCGCTGAGCACCAACAGCCGGGCGACCCTGGGCCACGCCAAGGACCACGCCGAGCAGCGGGCCTGA